Proteins from a genomic interval of Benincasa hispida cultivar B227 chromosome 7, ASM972705v1, whole genome shotgun sequence:
- the LOC120081326 gene encoding basic leucine zipper 43, whose amino-acid sequence MLPGEITGIQFFPSENSFQIPSNIDMMQNNFQTLHHFNGFLGNLPMSHVPHPSHEFLAQSSSFSYNSTSDDAEEQQKSIIDERKQRRMISNRESARRSRMRKQKHLDELWSQVLRLRTENHKLIDKLNHVSDSHEKVLLENARLKEEASDLRQMLSDLQIGSPYTPCLSNLEDIPCNTAHLRAESSSCQSIANSIDNLLH is encoded by the coding sequence ATGCTTCCAGGTGAAATAACCGGCATCCAGTTTTTTCCATCCGAAAACTCTTTTCAAATTCCTTCAAACATTGACATGATGCAGAACAACTTTCAGACTCTCCATCATTTCAATGGCTTCTTAGGCAACCTTCCGATGTCTCACGTCCCTCATCCCAGCCATGAATTCCTTGCACAATCTTCAAGTTTTAGCTACAACTCAACATCTGATGATGCAGAGGAACAACAGAAGAGTATTATTGATGAGAGAAAGCAGAGGAGAATGATTTCTAATAGAGAATCAGCTCGTAGATCGCGGATGAGAAAACAGAAGCACCTTGATGAGCTTTGGTCTCAGGTACTTCGGCTTCGCACCGAGAACCATAAACTGATAGACAAGTTGAACCATGTATCTGATAGCCACGAAAAGGTTCTTTTGGAGAATGCCAGACTCAAGGAAGAAGCCTCCGATCTTCGTCAGATGCTCAGTGACCTACAAATTGGCAGCCCTTACACTCCTTGCTTGAGTAACCTCGAAGATATTCCCTGCAACACTGCACATCTCAGAGCTGAATCTTCATCATGCCAGTCCATCGCCAACTCCATTGATAACCTACTCCATTGA
- the LOC120081325 gene encoding ruBisCO large subunit-binding protein subunit beta, chloroplastic: MASSPTPIPPLSFPNPTSRSRTKPRPIPNRPPSSLPPALNPTPKSPPKELYFNRDGSTFKKLQVGVNLVAELVGVTLGPKGRNVVLQNKYGPPKIVNDGETVLKEIELEDPLENVGVKLVRQAGAKTNDLAGDGSTTSVILAQGLIAEGMKVISSGMNPVQIARGIEKTAKALVSELKLLSREVEDHEIAHVAAVSAGNDYAVGNLVSHALRQVGRKGVVQIEKGKSIDNSLQIVEGMQFDRGYLSPYFVTDRKKMVVEFHDCKLLLVDKKISDPKEMFKILDSAVKEKYPIVILAEGIEQEALAPVIRNKLRGVLKAAAIKAPAFGERKSHYLDDIATLTGAIVVREDSGLTLEKTGKEVLGSASKVVISKDSTLIVTDGNTREAVRKRVLQIQKLMENTEEKFPKKILNERIARLSGRIAILQVGAQTEVELKDRQLRIEDALNASKAAIEEGVVVGGGCCLLRLSTKVDAIKNVLENDEQMIGAEIFKRALSYPTKLIARNAGVNGSVVIDKVLINNDLDYGYNAATDRYEDLMKAGIMDPSKVVRCCLEHAASVAKTFLTSDAVVVDMKEPEPISKRTPMPISGKWVNKYMSLYSLISICFD, translated from the exons ATGGCGTCTTCTCCCACTCCAATCCCTCCACTATCTTTTCCCAATCCCACATCAAGATCAAGAACAAAGCCAAGACCAATACCAAACAGACCACCGTCTTCGTTGCCTCCTGCGTTGAACCCCACCCCCAAATCTCCGCCCAAGGAACTTTACTTCAACCGCGATGGCTCTACCTTTAAAAAACTTCAG GTCGGAGTTAATTTGGTGGCGGAGCTGGTGGGTGTTACGTTAGGGCCGAAGGGAAGGAATGTGGTGCTTCAGAACAAATATGGACCGCCCAAGATCGTTAACGATGGCGAAACTGTCCTGAAGGAG ATTGAGCTGGAAGACCCTTTAGAGAACGTTGGGGTGAAATTGGTGAGACAAGCTGGAGCAAAGACAAATGACCTTGCTGGTGATGGTTCCACTACATCTGTCATTCTTGCTCAGGGATTGATTGCTGAGGGTATGAAG GTTATTTCTTCTGGCATGAATCCTGTTCAAATTGCACGTGGGATTGAGAAGACTGCAAAAGCACTAGTTTCTGAGCTGAAATTGCTGTCAAGAGAG GTTGAAGATCATGAGATAGCACATGTGGCGGCAGTTAGTGCAGGGAATGATTATGCTGTGGGAAATTTGGTTTCACATGCATTACGTCAAGTTGGTCGGAAGGGAGTCGTTCAAATTGAAAAGGGGAAGAGTATCGATAACAGCCTGCAAATTGTTGAAGGGATGCAATTTGATCGTGGATATTTATCTCCATACTTTGTTACTGATAGAAAGAAGATGGTAGTAGAATTCCATGATTGCAAG TTACTATTGGTCGACAAAAAAATCTCAGATCCAAAGgagatgtttaaaatattgGACAGTGCTGTGAAAGAGAAATACCCAATTGTGATATTGGCAGAGGGCATTGAGCAGGAAGCTCTGGCTCCAGTAATTAGGAATAAACTTAGAGGTGTGCTGAAGGCAGCTGCTATCAAGGCTCCTGCCTTTGGCGAGCGCAAGAGTCACTACTTAGATGACATAGCCACCTTAACTGGAG CTATTGTGGTCAGAGAAGATAGTGGATTGACTTTAGAAAAGACCGGCAAAGAGGTATTGGGCTCTGCTAGTAAGGTTGTTATATCAAAAGATTCCACTCTAATAGTTACAGATGGGAATACTCGGGAAGCTGTTCGAAAAAGGGTCTTACAAATTCAAAAGCTTATGGAG AATACTGAGGAAAAATTTCCGAAGAAGATATTGAATGAGAGAATTGCAAGGTTATCTGGGCGAATTGCAATACTTCAG GTAGGAGCACAAACTGAGGTTGAGTTGAAGGATAGACAGTTAAGGATTGAGGATGCTTTGAATGCATCAAAG GCTGCTATTGAAGAAGGTGTTGTCGTTGGTGGAGGTTGTTGTCTTTTAAGGCTGTCTACGAAGGTGGATGCTATAAAGAATGTCCTGGAAAATGACGAACAGATG ATTGGAGCCGAAATTTTCAAAAGAGCTTTGAGCTATCCTACAAAACTAATAGCGAGAAATGCCGGTGTCAATGGAAGTGTTGTTATAGATAAG GTTCTTATTAACAATGATTTGGATTATGGATATAATGCCGCCACAGATCGTTACGAGGATCTAATGAAAGCTGGAATCATGGATCCATCAAAG GTCGTGAGATGTTGCCTGGAGCATGCCGCTTCTGTTGCCAAAACTTTTCTGACATCTGATGCTGTTGTAGTTGATATGAAGGAACCAGAGCCCATATCAAAAAGAACACCGATGCCAATCTCAGGCAAATGGGTTAACAAATATATGAGCCTTTATTCTCTGATATCAATTTGTTTTGATTAA